From bacterium, a single genomic window includes:
- a CDS encoding glycosyltransferase family 39 protein, which produces MLGGIVALAAALRFTLIGQHSLWFDEAFVVWVTRLRWQEILPALRGMDNHPPLYYLLMKGWVSIAGRDEVALRVPSACFSTLCVPLTYALMRRTSREWVSLLGAFLVSVSPLGIMTGQEARMYPLLSALALGSTLAVAACAERGRAADWIVYVGLATAMIYTHHLGLFVLAAHGAWIILYERRHVVPWLWSLAVVVVLYTPWIPALWDQTHHVNTQLFGSMTYREPGDLLGLFAFGGSLFGMGTYFSSGPLKPIEQLIVLLPFLVTLWRGVVSLRTDRSGLALLGLPPAVTIGVVLVISLVKPAFNPRWFSFLAPFYAMFLARGIVDVAEGLRGQRDRSVALLTAGVLLYSMPVLTPYYANPAARPYQWRSAAALVKRQARPQDLLLYVGVEPKVVFTYYLQDPPPSLTLAAAPGSPGNPSLTVQQVRMLAGRFPRVWLVVTNPFTPVSPFVHEQLLPALDRGYRMIGGRDFDGIWIYLLEARPR; this is translated from the coding sequence CGTCGCGCTTGCCGCCGCGCTGCGGTTCACCTTAATCGGTCAACACAGCCTGTGGTTTGATGAGGCGTTCGTCGTGTGGGTGACCCGCCTCAGGTGGCAGGAAATCCTACCGGCCCTCAGAGGGATGGACAACCATCCCCCGCTCTATTATCTGCTGATGAAAGGCTGGGTGAGCATTGCCGGCAGGGACGAGGTGGCCCTGCGGGTTCCCTCAGCCTGCTTCAGCACCCTCTGCGTCCCCCTGACCTACGCGCTGATGCGCAGGACCTCCCGGGAATGGGTGAGCCTCTTGGGCGCTTTCTTAGTGAGCGTCTCACCGTTAGGGATCATGACGGGCCAGGAAGCCAGGATGTACCCGCTGCTGAGTGCGCTTGCCCTCGGATCGACGCTCGCCGTCGCCGCGTGTGCGGAGCGCGGAAGAGCAGCCGACTGGATCGTCTATGTTGGGCTCGCGACGGCGATGATCTATACACATCACCTGGGCCTCTTCGTGCTCGCGGCGCACGGAGCCTGGATCATCTTGTACGAACGGCGACACGTCGTGCCGTGGCTGTGGAGCCTGGCGGTGGTGGTCGTTCTATACACTCCCTGGATTCCCGCACTTTGGGACCAAACCCATCACGTCAACACCCAGCTGTTTGGCTCGATGACGTATCGGGAGCCCGGCGACCTCCTCGGGCTGTTTGCGTTTGGAGGATCGCTCTTCGGCATGGGCACGTACTTCTCGAGCGGCCCACTCAAACCGATCGAGCAGCTCATTGTGCTCCTGCCGTTCCTGGTGACGTTGTGGCGGGGGGTGGTTTCGCTCCGCACTGACCGCAGCGGTTTGGCGCTCCTTGGACTTCCTCCCGCCGTTACCATCGGTGTGGTGCTCGTGATCTCCCTCGTGAAACCCGCCTTCAATCCGCGCTGGTTCTCTTTTTTGGCCCCGTTCTACGCGATGTTCCTTGCCCGAGGTATTGTCGACGTGGCGGAGGGTCTTCGGGGTCAGCGCGACCGGAGCGTGGCGCTCTTGACGGCAGGGGTCCTCCTGTACAGCATGCCGGTGTTGACGCCGTACTACGCGAATCCCGCTGCTCGGCCTTATCAATGGCGTTCGGCGGCGGCGCTCGTGAAACGTCAGGCGAGACCCCAGGATCTCCTCCTCTACGTGGGGGTGGAGCCCAAGGTCGTCTTCACCTACTATCTCCAAGATCCGCCTCCCTCGCTCACCTTGGCGGCGGCGCCAGGGAGCCCCGGGAACCCCAGCCTCACCGTCCAGCAGGTACGGATGCTCGCGGGGCGATTCCCGCGCGTCTGGCTGGTCGTGACCAACCCGTTCACTCCGGTGAGCCCGTTCGTCCACGAACAGCTCCTTCCGGCGCTCGATCGTGGCTACCGCATGATTGGAGGCCGCGACTTCGATGGGATTTGGATCTACCTCCTTGAGGCGAGACCGCGCTAG